One Jeotgalicoccus saudimassiliensis DNA window includes the following coding sequences:
- the rpsJ gene encoding 30S ribosomal protein S10: protein MAKQKIRIRLKAYDHRVLDQSAEKIVETAKRSGADVSGPIPLPTEKTIYTVIRAVHKYKDSREQFEQRTHKRLIDILNPTPKTVDALMGLNLPSGVDIEIKL, encoded by the coding sequence ATGGCAAAGCAAAAAATCCGTATTCGCTTAAAAGCATACGACCACAGAGTGCTGGATCAGTCAGCAGAAAAAATCGTTGAGACGGCAAAACGTTCAGGTGCAGATGTATCGGGACCAATTCCGTTACCGACTGAGAAAACTATTTACACAGTTATTCGTGCGGTGCACAAATACAAAGATTCACGTGAACAGTTTGAACAGCGTACACACAAACGTCTTATCGACATTTTAAACCCTACACCTAAAACAGTTGATGCTCTTATGGGCTTAAACTTACCATCAGGCGTAGACATCGAAATCAAGTTATAA
- a CDS encoding NCS2 family permease, which yields MKKFFGFDELDTNFKREVIGGLTTFLSMAYILAVNPSILSLQGIEGVPDDMKMDINAVFVATCLAAFVGCLFMGIIAKYPIALAPGMGLNAFFAFTVVLTMGIPWQTALTGVLFSGVVFVILTLTGLREYIINAIPMEMKMAVSAGIGFFITFVGLQSSGIIAGDEATLISLGNVQSGGVLLTFAGLVITVILMTKKVPAAIFVGMIATAVLGIVTGIVPMPSAVVGSVPSVAPTFGAALEGLMDFEAIFNVQFMIVVLTFLFVDFFDTAGTLVGVASQANLIKDNKLPRASKALLADAFATITGAIFGTSTTTSYVESTAGVAAGARSGFASVVTGVLFLAAIFFSPLIVTFTSEVTAPALIIVGILMASNLSKITWGRFEVAVPAFLTVFMMPLTYSIATGIAIGFIFYPITMLMAGKRKEVHPIMYGLFIVFILYFLFIN from the coding sequence ATGAAAAAGTTTTTTGGATTCGATGAACTTGACACTAATTTTAAGAGAGAAGTTATCGGCGGACTGACGACGTTCCTGTCGATGGCTTACATTCTCGCAGTAAACCCTTCAATTTTATCGCTGCAGGGAATAGAGGGTGTTCCCGATGATATGAAGATGGACATCAATGCGGTCTTTGTTGCAACGTGTCTCGCTGCTTTTGTCGGCTGTCTGTTTATGGGAATTATCGCCAAATATCCAATCGCACTCGCACCGGGTATGGGGCTGAATGCATTTTTCGCATTTACAGTAGTGCTGACGATGGGAATTCCGTGGCAGACTGCACTGACGGGAGTATTATTCTCAGGTGTGGTATTCGTTATTCTGACACTGACGGGACTGCGTGAGTACATAATCAACGCAATCCCGATGGAAATGAAAATGGCGGTCAGCGCGGGGATCGGTTTCTTCATTACATTTGTCGGTCTTCAATCATCGGGAATTATTGCAGGAGATGAAGCGACACTGATCAGTCTCGGTAATGTTCAGAGTGGCGGTGTGCTGCTTACTTTTGCAGGACTTGTAATTACAGTAATATTAATGACTAAAAAAGTACCGGCTGCAATCTTCGTCGGTATGATTGCGACAGCGGTACTTGGTATTGTTACAGGTATTGTGCCGATGCCGTCGGCAGTCGTCGGTTCGGTACCAAGCGTTGCACCGACATTTGGTGCCGCTCTGGAAGGGCTTATGGACTTCGAAGCTATATTTAATGTACAGTTTATGATTGTTGTCCTGACGTTTCTGTTCGTCGATTTCTTTGATACTGCAGGAACGCTGGTAGGGGTAGCGTCACAGGCTAACCTTATTAAAGACAACAAACTGCCGCGCGCAAGTAAAGCGCTCCTTGCTGATGCTTTTGCGACGATTACAGGGGCAATCTTCGGTACATCCACGACGACATCATATGTGGAATCGACAGCAGGTGTTGCTGCGGGAGCACGAAGCGGATTTGCCTCCGTAGTGACCGGTGTGTTATTCTTAGCAGCGATATTCTTCTCGCCGCTGATTGTTACGTTTACTTCCGAAGTCACTGCACCCGCATTAATAATAGTAGGAATTTTAATGGCTTCGAATTTATCAAAAATCACATGGGGCAGATTTGAAGTTGCGGTACCTGCATTTCTGACGGTATTTATGATGCCGCTCACATACAGCATAGCAACAGGGATTGCGATAGGATTTATATTCTATCCGATTACGATGCTTATGGCCGGCAAGAGAAAAGAAGTTCATCCTATAATGTATGGACTGTTCATAGTGTTCATATTATACTTCCTTTTCATTAATTAA
- a CDS encoding YczE/YyaS/YitT family protein, whose protein sequence is MSRSFVKRCLFYFVGLIIMSIGVAMQVKGFVMGLAPWDVLHFGLWQSVGLTFGSWAVIIGIGIVIATSLMVKALPKGGVYVNLLTIGAFIDFFVWLLPDVESWPAQAVYFTLGVFVAAFGSAFYMTPNLGAGPRDSLMLVLVVKFNLRMARARFLMELIVTVFGVILGGPVFIGTILIVLFYGRIIEMFFPYTRELLIRFIGYNDPKIIQFK, encoded by the coding sequence GTGTCGCGTAGCTTTGTCAAACGCTGTCTGTTTTACTTTGTAGGTTTAATCATCATGTCAATCGGCGTTGCAATGCAGGTTAAAGGTTTCGTTATGGGACTTGCTCCGTGGGATGTACTGCACTTTGGGCTGTGGCAGTCAGTCGGACTGACATTCGGAAGCTGGGCGGTGATTATCGGAATCGGTATAGTTATCGCTACTTCGCTTATGGTCAAGGCACTGCCTAAGGGCGGGGTGTACGTAAATCTGTTAACCATCGGTGCATTTATCGATTTCTTTGTCTGGCTGCTGCCTGACGTTGAAAGCTGGCCGGCACAGGCTGTTTACTTTACCCTTGGTGTATTCGTTGCAGCATTCGGTTCTGCTTTTTATATGACGCCTAACCTCGGTGCAGGACCGAGAGATTCCTTAATGCTTGTACTCGTAGTGAAATTCAACTTAAGAATGGCAAGAGCACGGTTTTTAATGGAGCTGATTGTAACGGTATTCGGTGTAATACTCGGCGGTCCGGTATTTATAGGTACGATATTAATCGTGCTGTTTTACGGCAGGATTATAGAAATGTTTTTTCCGTATACGAGAGAACTGCTCATCCGCTTTATCGGCTACAATGATCCGAAGATCATACAATTTAAATAA
- a CDS encoding SE1832 family protein, which produces MDLESKLQELKYEYVHLQGDLEKIESTGQPTEKMTDRLHELERQIKEVRQQLKNK; this is translated from the coding sequence ATGGATTTGGAAAGCAAATTACAGGAATTAAAATACGAATATGTACACCTCCAGGGTGATTTGGAAAAAATCGAGTCCACAGGTCAGCCGACTGAAAAAATGACCGACAGACTCCACGAGCTTGAAAGGCAAATTAAAGAAGTACGCCAGCAACTAAAAAATAAGTAA
- a CDS encoding MFS transporter, protein MKRMITLIMIIQFLIYFGFSMIIPVIPELVNQLGVNTIHMGLLLAIYSLASFLSAPFFGRLSDKIGRRPLLLGGLAAFAFSFLIFGLFIDNLIVLYISRIIGGAASGALYTATTSMVADITTREERTKYMGLVGMCVGLGFIFGPGVGGLLAGISLSFAYYMTTVVITFALIFSFFKVAETYRQSTQQTPKKITLASDYFTQPIGILLVGTFFVMFFMSGMESTFQLLGQDRIDITPTEMGILFFIGGIFNALTQGVYIRKLKDGQEKKAMVAGQIMAVTAFIMLPFMTGLIYAGVCIVLLMTGNALAKTLMTSQITKEASAHDMGRVTATTYSLDSLGRICGPLVFNALFLISAGLPFYFGALMTVLSTHFIFQYYRKRGRVA, encoded by the coding sequence ATGAAGAGAATGATTACCCTGATAATGATCATTCAGTTTTTAATATACTTCGGGTTCAGTATGATTATTCCGGTCATCCCCGAATTAGTGAATCAGCTGGGTGTCAACACGATACATATGGGACTGCTGCTTGCGATTTACTCGCTTGCAAGCTTTCTGTCAGCTCCGTTCTTTGGCAGACTGTCAGATAAAATCGGCAGACGCCCGCTTCTCCTCGGCGGACTTGCGGCGTTTGCATTCAGCTTTTTAATCTTCGGGCTGTTTATCGATAATCTGATTGTCCTCTATATAAGCAGAATTATCGGAGGTGCCGCTTCAGGCGCGCTGTATACCGCGACGACGAGTATGGTCGCAGACATTACAACGCGCGAAGAGCGGACGAAGTACATGGGACTGGTCGGCATGTGTGTCGGACTCGGATTTATTTTTGGACCGGGTGTCGGCGGACTGCTTGCAGGCATCTCGCTGAGCTTCGCCTACTATATGACTACCGTCGTCATTACATTCGCACTGATTTTCAGTTTCTTTAAAGTTGCTGAAACATATCGTCAGTCGACTCAGCAGACACCGAAAAAAATTACGCTGGCTTCCGATTACTTTACGCAGCCGATCGGTATTCTCCTCGTCGGAACATTTTTCGTTATGTTCTTTATGAGCGGAATGGAAAGTACGTTCCAGCTGCTCGGGCAGGACCGGATTGATATTACACCGACTGAAATGGGCATACTGTTTTTCATCGGTGGAATCTTTAATGCACTGACTCAGGGTGTATATATAAGGAAGCTTAAAGACGGACAGGAGAAAAAAGCAATGGTTGCCGGACAGATTATGGCTGTCACCGCTTTTATAATGCTGCCGTTTATGACCGGCCTTATATACGCAGGAGTATGTATTGTTCTCCTGATGACGGGGAACGCACTCGCAAAAACTTTAATGACATCACAGATCACAAAAGAAGCATCAGCACACGATATGGGACGCGTTACTGCAACGACGTATTCCCTGGACAGTCTCGGCAGAATTTGCGGACCGCTCGTGTTTAACGCGCTGTTCCTAATATCAGCCGGTCTGCCGTTTTACTTCGGTGCCCTGATGACTGTGCTGTCGACGCACTTTATTTTCCAATATTACAGAAAACGAGGGAGAGTCGCATGA
- the mspA gene encoding membrane stabilizing protein MspA, producing the protein MTLLTLLMLLIYIVISAATILSMRSRTLDIARYISGAAFLLMTVTFSLSLTSPDLFIVLALALCIVLSVEITAFKESKGDRANLFLVHAFTLTMALVLIIFLITL; encoded by the coding sequence ATGACATTACTAACACTCCTCATGCTTTTAATCTATATAGTTATCAGTGCGGCTACTATATTAAGTATGCGTTCGCGTACTCTTGATATTGCACGTTACATTTCCGGCGCCGCCTTTTTACTGATGACTGTGACGTTCAGTCTGTCGCTGACGAGTCCGGATTTGTTTATCGTGCTGGCACTTGCATTGTGTATCGTGCTGTCGGTGGAAATTACAGCTTTTAAAGAATCTAAAGGCGACCGTGCAAACTTGTTTTTAGTGCACGCATTTACGCTGACGATGGCACTTGTACTTATTATATTTCTGATTACGCTGTAA
- a CDS encoding lipid II:glycine glycyltransferase FemX codes for MVEVLNITDKMHDEFVASHTAGDLLQLTSWAGSKELTGWYSRRIAVGRNGKVEGAAMLLFKKVPKTFFTMCYASRGFVCDYNDREVVNALLEEAKKIAADEKSYTIKIDPDIPASGNEETIEYLKSIGFKHHGLTDGMSKDVIQPRTTMVTDVSVDDKALLQSFERNNRTKVRNSLRAGTVVYKAGREELPEFVKLMKETGERDGFLTRDITYFESLYDNLNPAGHMELFMVKLMPKEAVESLEQDTEKVNRDIRKAEKIKDDRKKQNQLDNLNNRMSKLEAQLGTMKEIKRSHPDGVLLSGALYAQSGHKSYYLYGASSNDYREFLPNHHMQWHMMQYAREHGAESYDFGGVSVEPDKEDEHFGLWQFKKVWGTEVSDKIGEFDYVTNRPLYTMAEVMFPLFQKSKMKLNKIVKRK; via the coding sequence ATGGTTGAAGTACTGAATATTACAGATAAAATGCACGATGAATTTGTTGCATCACACACTGCCGGCGACCTGCTGCAGCTGACATCGTGGGCAGGCTCAAAAGAACTGACGGGATGGTACTCAAGACGTATTGCTGTAGGACGTAACGGCAAAGTCGAAGGAGCTGCAATGCTGCTGTTTAAAAAAGTGCCGAAAACCTTCTTTACGATGTGCTACGCATCGCGCGGATTTGTCTGCGATTATAATGACAGGGAAGTCGTTAATGCACTGCTTGAAGAAGCGAAAAAAATAGCGGCGGATGAAAAGTCGTATACGATTAAAATAGATCCGGATATACCCGCTTCAGGTAACGAAGAGACGATTGAGTACCTGAAGTCAATCGGCTTTAAGCACCACGGGCTGACAGACGGGATGAGCAAAGATGTTATCCAGCCCCGTACGACGATGGTCACAGATGTCAGCGTAGATGATAAGGCGCTTCTCCAAAGTTTTGAAAGGAATAACCGTACGAAAGTCCGTAACTCACTCCGGGCGGGGACAGTTGTTTATAAAGCGGGGCGGGAAGAGCTGCCTGAGTTTGTTAAGCTGATGAAAGAAACGGGAGAGCGAGACGGATTCCTGACCAGAGATATTACTTATTTTGAATCGCTGTACGATAATCTGAACCCGGCAGGACATATGGAGCTCTTTATGGTGAAACTGATGCCGAAAGAAGCGGTGGAGTCTTTAGAGCAAGATACAGAAAAAGTAAACAGGGATATCCGTAAAGCTGAAAAGATTAAAGACGACAGGAAGAAACAGAACCAGCTGGATAATTTAAATAACCGCATGTCGAAACTAGAAGCCCAGCTCGGGACGATGAAAGAAATTAAACGCTCTCACCCGGACGGCGTACTGCTGTCAGGAGCGTTATATGCACAGTCAGGACATAAGTCTTACTATCTGTACGGCGCATCATCAAATGATTACAGGGAATTTCTGCCGAACCATCACATGCAGTGGCATATGATGCAGTATGCACGTGAACATGGTGCAGAGTCATATGATTTCGGCGGCGTATCGGTGGAGCCGGACAAAGAGGACGAACACTTCGGTCTGTGGCAGTTTAAAAAAGTGTGGGGTACAGAAGTGTCGGATAAGATCGGTGAGTTTGACTACGTCACGAACCGTCCGCTGTATACGATGGCAGAAGTCATGTTCCCGCTGTTCCAGAAGAGCAAGATGAAACTGAACAAAATTGTTAAAAGAAAATAG
- a CDS encoding AAA family ATPase, whose amino-acid sequence MRDLGIYFGTFAPCHVGHFEQIVRAKRENRHAVVIISGYDGDRGDSIGMNLEHRTRAMRQLLRNDSNVSILELNETDIPRYPTGWKPWLEMLESLIIQAIESLDFDVKSTAFYMGENEYLEPLESYFTDKWPAVDIHMTMVDRKILGISGTEIRETPILNWDYVTRPFRRFFVQNVLVTGSPNSGKSMIIEDLARRYSTSFSVEYAEDYFDEHQLKSPDLDAKDFHAIGIGQFELNRRHIHSNATRKVFFADTDVLYSKVHNMLSGHDGKEYVNQIFEHYIHLQSWSLILIMPPVPDASDYDKEFYRLLLSQLEHYGLMENAVILDDTYLHNYNRAHQLIDEILEDGKDN is encoded by the coding sequence ATGAGAGATCTCGGAATATATTTCGGCACGTTCGCTCCGTGCCACGTCGGTCATTTCGAACAGATTGTCAGAGCGAAACGGGAAAACAGGCATGCAGTCGTTATTATAAGCGGCTATGACGGTGACCGCGGTGACTCCATCGGCATGAATCTTGAGCACCGCACCCGTGCAATGCGCCAGCTGTTAAGAAACGACAGTAATGTTTCTATTCTCGAATTAAATGAGACGGATATCCCCCGTTATCCGACGGGCTGGAAGCCGTGGCTTGAAATGCTTGAAAGCCTGATTATCCAGGCGATAGAGTCCCTCGATTTCGATGTAAAAAGCACTGCGTTCTACATGGGTGAAAACGAATACCTTGAACCGCTCGAAAGCTATTTCACAGACAAGTGGCCTGCTGTCGACATTCACATGACGATGGTCGACAGAAAGATTCTCGGGATAAGCGGTACAGAAATCAGGGAAACGCCGATATTAAACTGGGATTATGTGACGCGGCCGTTCCGCCGCTTTTTCGTCCAGAACGTTCTCGTGACCGGTTCACCGAACAGCGGTAAGTCGATGATTATTGAAGACCTTGCCCGGAGATACTCGACGAGTTTTTCCGTTGAATATGCCGAAGATTATTTCGACGAACATCAGCTGAAATCTCCCGACCTCGATGCGAAGGATTTTCATGCGATCGGTATCGGACAGTTTGAACTGAACCGCCGTCATATTCATTCCAATGCAACGCGCAAAGTGTTTTTTGCAGACACCGATGTGCTTTACTCCAAAGTTCACAATATGCTTTCCGGACACGACGGCAAAGAATATGTAAATCAGATTTTTGAACATTATATACACCTGCAGTCATGGAGCCTGATTTTAATCATGCCCCCTGTGCCGGATGCTTCCGATTACGATAAAGAATTTTACCGTCTGCTTTTGTCACAGCTTGAGCACTACGGCCTGATGGAAAACGCAGTCATTTTAGACGATACATATCTGCATAATTATAACCGTGCCCACCAGCTGATCGACGAAATTTTAGAAGATGGAAAAGATAACTGA
- a CDS encoding pyridoxal-phosphate-dependent aminotransferase family protein: MQEELLLTPGPTPVARRTYQAMSQGIFGHRTSRFKEMSAGIQEKLQPLFGTDNPVAVLTSSGTSALEAAMVNLVDDGDSVVLIVSGVFGGKFADIAGRYDLNVHVYDVTWGEAADPKAFKEYLNGLDNVTAVFTQACETSTSVLHPLSELADVVHNYNEDTLFVVDAVSALGGADMNMKRDKIDCIVSGSQKALMLPPGLAFVAVNDRALNKVNSLGNRRYYLDLRMYFKSLEVDYTPQTPAVTLYQGLDDVLDMIHEETIEKVFARHKNMQKMLRRGLEALELELFVKEEAASPTVTAVTSTPEEIAHIKNTLEKDYHITIAGGQKDLAGKIIRIGHMGFMFPKDMLAILSALEDILSRLRGKNYYGKALTAAQENLYDKA; encoded by the coding sequence ATGCAAGAAGAGTTACTGCTTACACCAGGGCCGACTCCGGTCGCCCGACGCACGTATCAAGCTATGTCCCAAGGTATTTTCGGTCACAGAACGAGCCGCTTCAAGGAAATGTCAGCCGGCATACAGGAAAAGCTCCAGCCGCTGTTCGGCACGGATAATCCTGTTGCTGTACTGACTTCATCAGGTACCAGCGCTCTCGAAGCTGCAATGGTTAACCTCGTTGATGACGGCGATTCTGTTGTATTAATTGTCAGCGGCGTTTTCGGCGGCAAATTCGCTGATATCGCCGGGCGCTACGATCTGAATGTTCACGTTTATGATGTGACATGGGGAGAAGCTGCCGACCCGAAAGCATTCAAAGAATACCTGAATGGCCTGGACAACGTTACTGCAGTATTTACACAGGCATGTGAAACCTCTACATCAGTTCTGCACCCGCTGTCTGAACTTGCCGATGTTGTTCATAACTATAATGAAGATACTTTATTCGTTGTCGATGCCGTCAGTGCACTCGGCGGTGCGGATATGAACATGAAGCGCGATAAAATAGACTGTATCGTTTCAGGCAGTCAGAAAGCTCTGATGCTGCCTCCGGGACTGGCGTTCGTCGCTGTAAATGACAGAGCTCTGAACAAAGTAAACAGTCTCGGCAACAGACGCTACTACCTCGATTTAAGAATGTACTTTAAATCGCTGGAAGTCGATTATACGCCGCAGACACCTGCTGTTACGCTGTATCAGGGTCTCGATGATGTTTTAGACATGATACACGAAGAAACAATTGAAAAAGTATTTGCACGTCATAAGAACATGCAGAAAATGCTCCGCCGCGGTCTCGAAGCGCTGGAACTTGAGCTCTTTGTCAAAGAAGAAGCTGCGTCGCCGACAGTAACGGCAGTCACATCGACACCTGAAGAAATTGCACATATTAAAAACACACTTGAGAAAGACTACCACATTACCATTGCTGGCGGTCAGAAAGATCTGGCAGGAAAAATTATCCGCATCGGTCACATGGGCTTCATGTTCCCGAAAGATATGCTCGCAATCTTAAGTGCACTGGAAGATATTTTAAGCAGACTTCGCGGTAAAAATTACTACGGCAAAGCATTAACAGCCGCTCAGGAGAATTTATATGACAAAGCATAA